From a single Candidatus Sysuiplasma acidicola genomic region:
- a CDS encoding isoaspartyl peptidase/L-asparaginase — translation MRKKIEISVFVVTSMKYGIAVHGGAGSPASLSDGPAKAVDVGFGLLAGGGLAIDAVTRAVVYMEDDERFNAGTGSVLRFDGIAYLDASVMTSNGECGAVAHLTSTKNPVLVAREVLSTPHILLVADGAKDFARSKGFGEYDNSTEKTKERLRRGLDEYRNGKRPAWPRNWNSQTLDTVGSVAMDSDGNFAAANSTGGTFPALNGRVGDVPLIGCGIFAGPKGAVAATGIGEEIIRKVLAKTVYDSIEDGVHPQQAVEKGVGLYDKSVSIGIIAISEDGIGEASTGEMAHHLKSL, via the coding sequence AACATCCATGAAATACGGCATAGCTGTACATGGTGGAGCAGGCTCGCCGGCATCACTCTCTGACGGCCCGGCAAAAGCGGTGGATGTCGGATTTGGGCTGCTTGCAGGCGGAGGACTTGCGATTGACGCTGTCACGAGAGCCGTAGTGTACATGGAAGATGATGAGAGGTTCAACGCGGGAACCGGCTCAGTGCTCAGATTTGACGGAATTGCATACTTGGATGCCTCTGTGATGACCTCCAATGGAGAATGTGGAGCGGTTGCACACCTCACTTCGACAAAAAACCCGGTGCTCGTCGCGAGAGAAGTTCTCTCGACACCTCACATTCTGCTGGTTGCAGACGGAGCAAAGGATTTTGCACGATCGAAGGGCTTTGGCGAATATGATAACAGCACCGAGAAGACAAAGGAGAGGCTCAGAAGGGGCTTAGACGAATACAGGAACGGAAAGAGACCCGCATGGCCCAGAAACTGGAACAGCCAGACACTCGACACCGTGGGTTCGGTTGCAATGGACAGCGACGGGAATTTTGCGGCGGCAAACTCCACCGGCGGCACGTTCCCGGCACTGAATGGAAGAGTCGGAGACGTACCGCTGATTGGATGCGGCATATTTGCAGGACCTAAAGGAGCAGTAGCTGCCACTGGCATAGGCGAAGAGATCATAAGAAAGGTTCTGGCCAAGACGGTGTACGACAGCATAGAAGACGGAGTGCACCCACAGCAAGCTGTGGAGAAGGGTGTAGGCCTTTACGACAAGAGCGTAAGCATAGGAATCATTGCCATATCTGAAGATGGCATTGGAGAAGCGTCTACCGGAGAGATGGCCCACCATCTGAAGTCGCTGTAA
- a CDS encoding oxidoreductase yields the protein MAEATVQAGAPAQTTQRRRVTRGEYVVAQNEETNPQVNVIRFVPTNGQMFEFEAGQFVSISAVKPDGKRIARDYSIFSPPSFREGFELCVKRVEGGFMSNHLCDLKAGDKINAIGPMGGFTIRKPIPPEIFFVSTGTGVAPFRSMAETLLANGASEQIYLIFGSRHPEDIIYRSYFEDLEKKYDNFHYRPTLSRADDTWTGHRGHVQETLKKHIGDPTKKDVYICGLQIMVDQVKDLAVASGVSPNNIYYERYD from the coding sequence ATGGCAGAGGCAACAGTTCAGGCCGGTGCTCCTGCGCAGACCACTCAGAGGCGCAGAGTTACCAGAGGGGAATACGTGGTGGCGCAGAATGAAGAGACGAATCCCCAAGTTAACGTGATACGTTTTGTACCCACAAATGGTCAGATGTTTGAATTCGAAGCCGGTCAGTTTGTTTCCATCTCGGCAGTGAAACCCGACGGCAAGAGGATAGCAAGAGATTATTCGATATTTTCGCCGCCTTCCTTCAGGGAGGGTTTCGAATTGTGTGTCAAGCGGGTTGAGGGCGGATTCATGTCAAACCATCTATGCGATCTGAAAGCCGGCGACAAGATCAATGCAATCGGACCTATGGGCGGTTTCACAATAAGAAAACCGATTCCTCCAGAGATATTCTTCGTATCGACCGGAACAGGCGTCGCACCTTTCAGAAGCATGGCAGAGACGCTTCTTGCAAACGGTGCCAGCGAACAGATATACCTCATCTTTGGCTCTAGGCATCCGGAGGATATAATCTACAGGTCTTATTTCGAAGATCTGGAAAAGAAGTATGATAACTTCCATTACCGCCCTACACTCAGCAGGGCCGACGACACATGGACCGGGCACAGAGGTCATGTCCAGGAAACTTTGAAGAAACATATTGGCGATCCGACAAAGAAGGACGTTTACATCTGCGGTCTACAGATTATGGTTGACCAGGTAAAGGATCTCGCTGTCGCGTCCGGAGTCAGCCCGAACAACATCTATTACGAGAGATATGACTGA
- a CDS encoding aspartate ammonia-lyase — MKFRKERDSLGEVAVPEEAYFGVQTQRAVDNFRISGFRPFNEFIWATAVVKLAAARANMRTGMLEVAKGKAIEKAATEVIAGRFMDQFVVDVFQAGAGTSHNMNANEVIANRAIELLGGKKGDYSVIHPNDHVNMSQSTNDTVPTTIRIAAIRLLNELNGELSLLIGSLRKKGMEFDGIVKSGRTHLEDAAPVRLGQEFNAYADMLEYDLRRLEHSIDVLGELNIGATAVGTGVNADPSYVENVVKELVAITGFKLRNSENLMALTQSMADFVDASGALRALSVDLTKIANDFRLMNSGPVTGLAEITLPAVQPGSSIMPGKVNPVIAECMNMVAFQCMGNDLSISLAAQAGQLELNVMMPLIAFDIVFSMRIMRNSLRMFRELLVEGIAANEDRCAKLVERSPGIALVLNPYIGYAKAAEAVKESLKTSKSIREIVLEKGWMKKDELDNVLDLYSMTEPGVKGKMGRKSAGKRV; from the coding sequence ATGAAATTCAGAAAGGAGAGGGATTCTCTTGGCGAGGTTGCAGTGCCGGAAGAAGCATATTTTGGTGTCCAGACACAGCGCGCGGTCGATAATTTCCGGATAAGCGGATTCCGGCCGTTCAATGAATTCATCTGGGCAACGGCTGTTGTGAAGCTGGCTGCTGCAAGGGCAAACATGCGTACCGGGATGCTTGAGGTCGCAAAAGGCAAAGCCATAGAGAAGGCAGCTACTGAGGTCATTGCCGGCAGGTTCATGGATCAGTTTGTTGTAGATGTGTTTCAGGCCGGTGCCGGTACTTCGCACAATATGAATGCAAACGAAGTCATCGCGAACAGGGCCATCGAACTGCTTGGCGGCAAGAAGGGCGATTATTCCGTGATTCACCCCAATGACCATGTAAACATGTCCCAATCCACCAATGACACGGTTCCGACAACAATACGCATCGCAGCCATACGACTGCTGAATGAATTGAACGGTGAGCTATCTCTCCTCATCGGTTCTTTGAGAAAAAAGGGCATGGAATTTGACGGTATCGTCAAGTCCGGCAGGACACATCTGGAGGACGCCGCTCCAGTTCGTCTCGGGCAGGAGTTCAATGCATACGCCGACATGCTGGAATATGACCTAAGGCGTCTTGAACACTCCATTGACGTGCTGGGCGAACTGAACATAGGCGCTACGGCCGTCGGCACGGGTGTGAATGCCGATCCATCCTACGTCGAAAACGTGGTGAAGGAACTGGTGGCTATCACCGGATTCAAACTCAGAAATTCGGAAAACCTCATGGCCCTCACTCAGTCGATGGCCGACTTTGTCGATGCTTCCGGCGCCCTTCGGGCACTGTCAGTCGATCTGACCAAGATTGCCAACGACTTCAGGCTCATGAACTCAGGTCCTGTTACCGGTCTCGCAGAAATCACGCTTCCTGCGGTTCAGCCGGGCTCCTCGATTATGCCGGGAAAGGTGAATCCTGTCATTGCGGAATGCATGAACATGGTAGCTTTTCAGTGTATGGGAAATGACCTTTCCATATCGCTTGCCGCCCAGGCTGGCCAGCTGGAGCTGAACGTGATGATGCCGCTTATTGCATTCGATATCGTCTTCTCCATGAGGATTATGCGAAACTCTCTCCGAATGTTCAGGGAGCTGCTCGTCGAGGGTATTGCGGCCAATGAAGATCGCTGCGCCAAACTAGTGGAGCGGTCTCCAGGCATAGCTCTTGTTCTCAACCCTTACATCGGATATGCAAAGGCGGCCGAGGCCGTCAAGGAATCGCTGAAAACTTCGAAATCGATAAGGGAAATAGTGCTGGAAAAGGGCTGGATGAAGAAGGATGAGCTCGACAACGTTCTGGATCTGTATTCGATGACTGAGCCGGGCGTGAAAGGAAAAATGGGCAGGAAAAGTGCCGGAAAGAGAGTCTGA
- a CDS encoding nitroreductase family protein: MESNEIFKSNHIAKRFSQTPIDETKIKTLNSAIRTCHSMDNRQPWKVIFVRDEETKRNISSACSSNKLLLEAPMVLVVCGIPDDAYPTLGGYLNSFSVDAGILIGRIALIANQLGLQTEWMSSFREEKIREIVKAPNECRIVSLSPLGMPSELSSVPPAKPLQELVNYDRF, encoded by the coding sequence ATGGAATCTAACGAAATTTTCAAAAGCAACCACATCGCGAAGAGATTTTCGCAGACGCCGATAGACGAAACAAAGATCAAGACGCTTAACTCGGCCATACGCACATGCCATTCGATGGATAACAGGCAGCCCTGGAAGGTGATATTCGTAAGGGACGAGGAGACTAAGCGCAATATTTCCTCGGCGTGTTCAAGCAACAAACTGCTCCTTGAGGCTCCAATGGTATTGGTCGTATGCGGCATACCGGATGACGCATACCCGACGCTTGGCGGGTATCTGAACAGTTTTTCTGTTGATGCCGGGATACTCATCGGGCGCATTGCACTCATAGCCAATCAGCTTGGCCTCCAGACAGAGTGGATGTCATCATTCAGGGAGGAGAAAATCAGGGAGATCGTAAAGGCCCCGAATGAGTGCAGGATCGTCTCACTTTCACCGCTTGGTATGCCCAGCGAACTGAGCAGCGTGCCGCCTGCAAAGCCGTTGCAGGAACTGGTAAATTACGATCGATTCTGA
- the leuS gene encoding leucine--tRNA ligase, producing the protein MTIDSEDADSEIDCTYRRGGINIPEEDISRIEEKWQKRWSVAHLFEAVPDWRSKFYATFPYSYMNGLPHVGHAFTVLRVEFQCRYRRMRGFNVLFPFAFHCTGVPIVAAAKRIKDGESTQIEIMRSIGITDSEMQKFAEPAYWTEYFPKRWEDSMRRLGMSIDWRRKFITTPLNSSYDSFVRWQFNVLKEKNYVRLGSHAVIWCPKDNIPVGDHDRVEGEGETPTEYTLLKFRTDGGDILVTATLRPETAFGQTNLWINPEAEYVRVRTDGEAWILSSEAAEKLREQGRELAVIGALKGDELTGTYAFSPTMGKRLVVLPATFANPSKGTGIVTSVPSDSPDDYIALKDLKAEAKKGTLKQTISDAVENIEPVEIIDTPGYGTLPAKTAVERLKIQSQKDKEKLDRAREEVYREGYYKGVMLERCGEYAGLRVDVARDAIKEKLMAGGDADLMYEPSGEVVCRCLTRCIVKVVHNQWFLAYGDQAWKDETHEAIASMKFYPPLVRKQFDHVVDWLKDWACVHHTGLGTTLPWDDAWKIESLSDSTIYMAYYTIAHVIQNGKNRSDRKLGHAFFDYVFLGKSSPEKASAESGFSPEETKKLRNEFLYWYPMDLRNSGKDLVGNHLTFAAFNHVAIFPREHWPRSYGVNGWITVSGAKMSKSAGNSLYLDDALEQFGADVTRLTEAYADEGFDDPNFDKDFAETAGKRLLQILETARTLNSYEVSAEDGMDVWMASMMSRHYRSYIATMEEMSYKNAVKSALIDMQNSVKWYIKRRGTPNRSTMRKFTEMQVMMLAPFAPHACEEAWEAMGNDTFVSVSVMPEPSTMVENEAAIAGESYLEGVMADISEILKVTEIVPGKITIYTAGRLKKQLLAAEEAGNRDNAAAIRKQLSSTVSAREMEKFYRNLSKEKQAGRLKSVAEKADLLDEHRLLKENASFLRREFGCEISVQSGDADGSEDRTGRRENSFPLRPAIYVE; encoded by the coding sequence ATTACGATCGATTCTGAAGACGCTGACAGCGAAATCGATTGTACATATCGACGAGGAGGGATTAACATTCCAGAAGAAGACATATCTCGCATTGAGGAAAAATGGCAGAAAAGGTGGTCGGTAGCTCATCTGTTCGAAGCCGTACCGGACTGGCGCAGTAAGTTCTATGCAACCTTCCCGTACAGCTATATGAACGGCCTGCCACACGTAGGCCACGCCTTCACTGTGCTCAGAGTGGAATTTCAATGCAGATACAGGAGGATGCGCGGTTTCAATGTGCTGTTCCCTTTCGCGTTCCACTGCACCGGCGTCCCGATTGTCGCAGCAGCCAAGAGAATCAAAGACGGTGAGTCAACCCAGATAGAAATCATGAGATCCATAGGGATAACAGACAGTGAAATGCAGAAGTTTGCCGAACCCGCATACTGGACAGAATATTTTCCAAAGAGGTGGGAGGATAGTATGCGCCGTCTGGGTATGTCAATAGACTGGAGAAGGAAGTTCATCACCACTCCGCTCAACAGCAGTTACGATTCATTTGTAAGATGGCAATTCAACGTGCTGAAAGAGAAAAACTATGTCAGGCTTGGCTCGCATGCCGTCATATGGTGCCCGAAGGATAACATACCGGTGGGCGACCATGACAGGGTTGAAGGCGAGGGGGAGACGCCGACCGAATACACCCTGCTTAAATTCAGAACTGACGGTGGCGACATTCTTGTCACTGCCACACTCAGGCCGGAGACAGCATTCGGGCAGACGAATCTGTGGATTAACCCCGAAGCCGAATACGTGCGGGTCCGGACAGATGGTGAGGCATGGATACTCAGTAGTGAAGCGGCCGAAAAACTGAGAGAACAGGGCAGAGAACTGGCAGTGATCGGCGCACTGAAAGGGGATGAGCTCACTGGCACGTATGCATTCTCTCCGACGATGGGGAAGAGGCTCGTCGTGCTACCGGCAACCTTCGCCAACCCCTCAAAGGGAACTGGCATAGTAACGTCGGTGCCGAGCGACTCGCCTGACGATTACATCGCGCTGAAAGACCTGAAGGCAGAGGCAAAGAAGGGAACACTGAAACAGACAATATCTGACGCCGTTGAAAACATTGAACCAGTGGAGATCATAGACACACCGGGGTACGGGACGCTGCCTGCAAAGACTGCAGTCGAACGGCTTAAAATTCAGAGCCAGAAAGACAAGGAGAAACTGGACAGGGCAAGGGAAGAGGTTTACAGAGAGGGTTACTACAAGGGCGTCATGCTGGAGCGCTGCGGGGAATACGCCGGGCTGAGAGTCGACGTTGCACGCGATGCCATAAAAGAGAAACTCATGGCGGGAGGCGATGCGGACCTGATGTACGAACCCTCCGGTGAGGTGGTATGCAGATGTCTTACACGATGCATTGTAAAAGTTGTTCACAACCAGTGGTTCCTGGCGTACGGGGATCAGGCGTGGAAGGACGAAACTCATGAGGCGATAGCGTCGATGAAATTCTATCCGCCGCTCGTGCGGAAACAGTTTGACCATGTGGTCGACTGGCTGAAAGACTGGGCGTGTGTACACCACACGGGGCTGGGAACCACGCTTCCATGGGATGATGCGTGGAAGATTGAGTCGCTTTCTGATTCTACCATATACATGGCATACTACACAATAGCGCATGTTATTCAGAACGGGAAGAATAGATCAGACAGAAAACTCGGACATGCGTTCTTCGACTACGTCTTTCTGGGCAAGAGCAGTCCTGAAAAAGCATCGGCAGAAAGCGGCTTCAGCCCCGAGGAAACGAAGAAACTGAGAAATGAATTCCTGTACTGGTATCCGATGGATCTGCGCAATTCCGGGAAGGATCTAGTTGGAAATCACCTCACATTTGCTGCATTTAACCATGTTGCGATATTTCCGCGGGAACACTGGCCGCGCTCCTACGGTGTAAACGGCTGGATCACGGTCAGCGGTGCGAAAATGAGCAAATCCGCGGGGAATTCACTGTATCTTGATGACGCCTTAGAGCAGTTCGGCGCAGACGTGACACGACTGACTGAGGCATACGCCGATGAAGGATTTGATGATCCAAATTTCGACAAGGATTTCGCCGAAACGGCAGGGAAAAGACTTCTTCAGATACTGGAAACAGCACGGACACTGAACAGTTATGAAGTATCGGCGGAGGACGGCATGGATGTCTGGATGGCTTCAATGATGTCAAGACACTATCGCAGCTACATAGCTACGATGGAGGAAATGTCGTACAAGAATGCGGTAAAGAGTGCACTTATAGACATGCAGAATTCCGTCAAATGGTATATCAAGAGAAGAGGAACACCCAACAGAAGCACAATGCGGAAATTCACAGAAATGCAGGTGATGATGCTCGCTCCGTTCGCACCGCATGCATGTGAAGAGGCGTGGGAAGCCATGGGGAATGACACATTCGTGTCCGTTAGTGTGATGCCTGAACCGTCAACAATGGTTGAGAATGAAGCGGCGATAGCCGGCGAAAGTTATCTCGAAGGCGTCATGGCCGACATTTCGGAGATATTGAAGGTGACCGAGATCGTTCCTGGCAAAATCACAATCTATACGGCCGGACGCCTGAAGAAACAGCTTCTTGCCGCGGAAGAAGCCGGCAACAGAGATAATGCCGCGGCAATAAGAAAACAGCTTTCATCGACCGTTTCCGCAAGGGAAATGGAAAAATTCTACAGGAACCTTTCGAAAGAGAAACAGGCAGGAAGGCTGAAGTCAGTCGCAGAGAAAGCGGACCTTCTCGACGAACATCGCCTGCTGAAGGAGAACGCGAGTTTCCTCAGACGGGAATTCGGGTGTGAAATATCGGTGCAGAGCGGCGATGCAGATGGCAGCGAGGACCGGACCGGCAGAAGGGAGAACAGTTTTCCGCTGAGACCTGCCATATACGTTGAGTAA